The Triticum aestivum cultivar Chinese Spring chromosome 7B, IWGSC CS RefSeq v2.1, whole genome shotgun sequence genome window below encodes:
- the LOC123158410 gene encoding proline-rich receptor-like protein kinase PERK2: MGLSPPSRPNISASPPTPSVAFAYCSPGATATGTRPCRTSSPAPPRGDKGAVPSTPRALPSTHRSPLAPPRSLSCPRTRHLLQIHRRARSLPLASLCHGQQAHLASPLRPQRPPSSAASTTETKRAGTPSIVEPALCFHLRPPKAAAVVLLHRASPEPAHAHLQVRDPETAADAAMFEYIDDDPSLPEQPGKPPL; this comes from the exons ATGGGCCTTAGCCCACCCAGCCGGCCCAACATCTCAGCCAGCCCACCTACCCCATCGGTCGCCTTCGCCTACTGTTCTCCTGGCGCGACCGCTACAGGGACACGTCCCTGTCGGACCAGCTCGCCAGCGCCGCCTCGAGGGGATAAGGGCGCCGTCCCCTCGACGCCTCGAGCCCTCCCGTCCACTCACCGCTCCCCACTTGcgccccctcgctctctctcttgcCCACGCACTCGTCACCTCCTCCAGATCCATCGCCGAGCACGGTCGTTGCCGCTCGCCTCACTCTGCCATGGCCAGCAGGCACATCTCGCCTCGCCGTTGCGTCCACAAAGACCGCCGTCGTCTGCTGCGTCTACTACGGAGACGAAACGAGCCGGAACCCCTTCCATCGTTGAGCCGGCcctctgcttccacctccggccaccgaaggccgccgccgtcgttctgctgcaccgagcctcccccgagcccgctcaTGCACATCTGCAGGTCCGCG accctgagactgccgctgatgccgctATGTTCGagtacatcgacgacgacccctccttgccagagcaaccaggcaagcccccgctTTGA